In Streptomyces sp. NBC_01551, one DNA window encodes the following:
- a CDS encoding RNA polymerase sigma-70 factor: MITSESAAQDDPFTEHRRLLFATAYRMLGTVTDAEDIVQDAWLAWHKADRSEVRNPRAYLVRTVTNLSLNRLTSARATREEYVGPWLPEPLLTSPDIAEERELAESVSTAMLVVLETLTPLERAVFVLREVFGYSHAEIADALDRSEASVRQIAHRARNHVQARRPRFDTDRERREEITARFMSACAGGDLNAVMELLAPEVTVWSDGGGKVSAARKPVHGQNNVARWLLGVVAKFDAATATVTPAVINGELGLVYRLAGRPVGAVTFDLEDGRMLNLRIQVNPDKLQGLAP; encoded by the coding sequence ATGATCACGAGCGAGTCCGCAGCGCAGGACGACCCCTTCACGGAGCACCGCCGGCTCCTGTTCGCCACCGCCTACCGGATGCTGGGCACGGTCACCGACGCCGAGGACATCGTCCAGGACGCCTGGCTGGCCTGGCACAAGGCGGACCGCTCCGAGGTCCGCAACCCCCGGGCCTACCTCGTGCGCACCGTGACGAACCTGTCCCTGAACCGCCTCACCTCCGCCCGGGCCACGCGCGAGGAGTACGTCGGTCCGTGGCTGCCCGAGCCCCTGCTGACCTCACCCGACATCGCGGAGGAAAGAGAACTGGCAGAAAGCGTCTCGACCGCCATGCTGGTCGTCCTGGAAACCCTGACCCCCCTGGAACGCGCCGTCTTCGTCCTGCGCGAGGTCTTCGGCTACTCCCACGCCGAGATCGCCGACGCCCTCGACCGCTCCGAGGCCTCGGTCCGGCAGATCGCCCACCGCGCCCGCAACCACGTCCAGGCCCGCCGCCCCCGCTTCGACACCGACCGCGAACGGCGCGAGGAGATCACCGCCCGGTTCATGAGCGCCTGCGCGGGCGGGGACCTGAACGCCGTCATGGAACTGCTCGCCCCCGAGGTCACCGTCTGGTCCGACGGCGGCGGCAAGGTCAGCGCCGCCCGCAAGCCCGTCCACGGTCAGAACAACGTGGCCCGCTGGCTGCTGGGCGTCGTGGCGAAGTTCGACGCGGCCACCGCCACCGTCACCCCGGCCGTCATCAACGGCGAACTCGGCCTCGTGTACCGCTTGGCGGGCCGACCGGTCGGCGCCGTGACCTTCGACCTCGAAGACGGCCGGATGCTCAACCTCCGCATCCAGGTCAACCCGGACAAGCTCCAGGGCCTGGCCCCTTGA